CGGATTTTTTGATCACGGATAATCAAAAAATAATTATTCAGCAATTTGGTTCTGCAACCAATGAGTTATCAAGAAAATTGATACCTATCCAAGATGAAGCAAAAGTAACTTGGGGTTACTACTCCTACAATACCAACTTTAACAAATTTCTTATGCCTTTCTTGATGCTGGAATTATTAATGTCGATTTTGATTATTCCATTATATCTATGGGCACGATGGCGACTAACAGTTAACCTCGAAACTGAATTTATTCGTTTTAATGACTTTATTGCCGAAATCGAGTTGCTCGCTAAAAAAATAGAAATGCTTGAAAATATTCAAGATGAACAAGATTTCCTCACCAGCAATATTCGCTATACAGCTGAAGAAGAAAGAATCAACCAGGCAATATCAAAACTCATTCATGAAATATTACAATCTCGCGCATACTTGAAAAAATTTATTACGGAAACTGAGCACAAGAAATTACAAGAAGAGTTATCTCGAACCGCCTTAAAAGTCGCTCATGATATTAGATCACCATTAGCAGCTCTAGATATGATTATTCAATCCACAATGACATTACCTGAAGATAATAGAATTTTATTTAGGAATGCCGTATGGAGGATTAGAGATATTGCAAATACTTTACTAAAGAAAAATTCAATAAATCCATTAACTCAACAAATCGAAGAAGATGAGCATTTTACCAAACAGTTGCTTTCTAGCGTAATCAACATGTTAATTACTGAAAAGAGAATGCAATATAGGTCAAAACCAAACATTGAAATTGAAAATATATTTAATTCTGATTCTTATGGCTTATTTGCTATGATTAAGATTTCTGACTTTAAACGGATACTTTCTAACCTTATTAATAACGCAGTCGAATCTTTGACAGACACAGGAAAAATAACGATTAAGCTTTTAAGTAATGAAAAAAAAATTGAGATCTGGATTCAAGACAATGGCAGAGGTATCCCAGTTGAGGTTTTAAAAATTCTTGGTCAACCCGGTGTAACATACGGCAAGCAGGATGGTCATGGATTAGGGGTGTATTATGCAAAGAATACCCTTGATTCATGGGGTGGGAAATTAATAATTGAATCAGAGCTGGGAAAAGGTACGTCGGTGAAAGTTTGTCTACCCAAAACTCCATCTCCCTCTTGGTTTGTACCCATCTTGCATCTCTACGATAAGCAGCACTTGGCTATTGTAGATGATGATATTTCAATACATGAACTATGGAAAGAGAGAATTAAACAATATACCAAAATGGAAAATATAAAAATAACGTTACACCAATTTCATTCTCCTGATGAGATAAAAAATTGGTTTCAAAATATAAAAATTGAAAAAAATAATGTAACCTATTTGTTTGAC
This genomic interval from Patescibacteria group bacterium contains the following:
- a CDS encoding HAMP domain-containing sensor histidine kinase, translated to MLIGICIFFGTYFFSRQTFDQQVKTWITIVPQHVLVNLIDSDNFSIVREVELIESTGLFSDFLITDNQKIIIQQFGSATNELSRKLIPIQDEAKVTWGYYSYNTNFNKFLMPFLMLELLMSILIIPLYLWARWRLTVNLETEFIRFNDFIAEIELLAKKIEMLENIQDEQDFLTSNIRYTAEEERINQAISKLIHEILQSRAYLKKFITETEHKKLQEELSRTALKVAHDIRSPLAALDMIIQSTMTLPEDNRILFRNAVWRIRDIANTLLKKNSINPLTQQIEEDEHFTKQLLSSVINMLITEKRMQYRSKPNIEIENIFNSDSYGLFAMIKISDFKRILSNLINNAVESLTDTGKITIKLLSNEKKIEIWIQDNGRGIPVEVLKILGQPGVTYGKQDGHGLGVYYAKNTLDSWGGKLIIESELGKGTSVKVCLPKTPSPSWFVPILHLYDKQHLAIVDDDISIHELWKERIKQYTKMENIKITLHQFHSPDEIKNWFQNIKIEKNNVTYLFDYEFIGYEETGLDLIQNLSINDRSILVTSHIDDRNILLQCEALGVSIIPKDLVSLIPIKNISNTLHKIDAILIDDDPLTHTMWELSASRYNKNFLLFTSANQFLSSCDGFLPETPIYIDADLGNGIKGEIVSEEIFINGFKNIYLATGKQPLNFKNISWLKGVVSKTPPWEEKTL